One window of Botrimarina mediterranea genomic DNA carries:
- the argH gene encoding argininosuccinate lyase, giving the protein MAQADDPTGPADGHNHPSAAAPSSAAPTTAAKPWGGVFDAATDARVEAFSESVSYDRRLFQQDIRGSVAHATMLAAVGVLTDDEKNQIIEGLTQIGWEIAAGKFVFKQELEDVHMNIERALVDRIGDVGRKLHTGRSRNDQVSLDFRMWVRDAIDQLDQLLADLQRAFVGRAAQDEGVILPGYTHLQRAQPVLAAHYWLAYVEKYQRDRDRLADCRKRVNLLPLGTAAMAGTTIPIDRQMVADDLGFEGLVANSLDSSSDRDFAVEFVAALSLIAVHLSGWAEEWILWSTTEFNFIKLPQQFCTGSSIMPQKINPDVLELTRGKSARVIGSLQSLLVLTKGLPLAYNRDLQEDKERVFDAADTVRKCLELAAPLVAGSELKRESIAERLDRGYLDATTFMEHLIHLGVPQRTAHGIVGKLVGQAMKAEVRLADLPLAAYQELCPELDESLYNVLGVEHAVQAFRSVGSTRPELVAEQVKLWSHRLGTNAGLGMNETKPS; this is encoded by the coding sequence GTGGCCCAAGCAGACGATCCCACCGGCCCCGCTGACGGCCACAACCACCCTTCCGCGGCCGCCCCTTCGTCGGCTGCCCCTACCACCGCGGCCAAGCCGTGGGGCGGGGTCTTTGACGCCGCCACCGACGCCCGCGTCGAGGCGTTCAGTGAGAGCGTCTCCTACGACCGCCGCCTCTTCCAGCAGGACATCCGCGGCTCGGTCGCCCACGCCACGATGCTCGCCGCCGTCGGCGTGCTGACCGACGACGAGAAGAACCAGATCATCGAGGGGCTCACCCAGATCGGCTGGGAGATCGCCGCCGGCAAGTTCGTCTTCAAGCAAGAGCTCGAAGACGTCCACATGAACATCGAGCGGGCCCTCGTTGACCGCATCGGCGACGTCGGCCGCAAGCTCCACACGGGCCGCAGTCGCAACGACCAGGTGTCGCTCGACTTCCGCATGTGGGTCCGCGACGCGATCGATCAGCTCGACCAGTTGCTGGCTGACCTCCAGCGGGCGTTCGTCGGCCGCGCCGCCCAAGACGAAGGCGTCATCCTCCCGGGCTACACGCACCTGCAGCGGGCCCAACCCGTGCTGGCGGCCCACTACTGGCTCGCCTACGTCGAGAAGTACCAACGCGACCGCGACCGCCTCGCCGACTGCCGCAAGCGGGTGAACCTGCTGCCGCTGGGCACCGCGGCGATGGCCGGCACGACGATCCCGATCGACCGCCAGATGGTTGCCGATGATCTGGGCTTCGAAGGCCTCGTCGCGAACAGCCTCGACTCGTCGAGCGACCGCGACTTCGCCGTTGAGTTTGTCGCGGCGCTATCGCTGATTGCAGTGCACCTGTCGGGCTGGGCCGAGGAGTGGATCCTGTGGAGCACCACAGAGTTCAACTTCATCAAGCTGCCGCAGCAGTTCTGCACCGGCAGCTCGATCATGCCGCAGAAGATCAATCCGGATGTGCTGGAGCTAACACGTGGCAAGAGCGCGCGGGTGATCGGCTCGCTGCAAAGCCTGCTGGTGCTCACCAAGGGCCTGCCGCTCGCCTACAACCGCGACCTGCAAGAGGACAAAGAACGCGTCTTCGACGCGGCGGACACGGTGCGGAAGTGCCTGGAGCTGGCGGCGCCGCTCGTCGCGGGGTCGGAGCTGAAGCGTGAGTCGATCGCCGAGCGGCTGGACCGCGGCTACCTCGACGCCACCACGTTCATGGAGCACCTGATCCACCTCGGCGTGCCGCAGCGCACCGCGCACGGCATCGTCGGCAAGCTGGTGGGCCAGGCGATGAAGGCCGAGGTGCGGCTCGCGGACCTGCCGCTGGCGGCCTACCAAGAGCTTTGCCCCGAGCTCGACGAGTCGCTCTACAACGTGCTGGGCGTCGAGCACGCGGTGCAGGCGTTCCGCAGCGTCGGCTCGACCCGCCCCGAGCTGGTGGCCGAGCAGGTGAAGCTCTGGAGCCATCGTCTGGGTACGAACGCCGGGTTGGGGATGAACGAGACGAAGCCATCATGA
- a CDS encoding PleD family two-component system response regulator encodes MKSIATFTLLLLTTVAQAASPAVEATLALPRTQPRHYVEAALTLLDLGAAEEAETIVTEFEGLSLSDEQYVALVDQLGTARLARLGREVPAAAPIVDQALAAASAAATSPERMQGLVDRLTGEREQALAAISALRLTGKAGVDYCMAQLAEADDPKLRARLREALVALDPISQPAIFEATGSDSEAVATEAAYALGRLAELGRIRTSIAPALVAGRVGKPGPAGEAAHWAYRQLTGKLPTDEDALRRLDAAIDELLAGTVLFTDGVEAPANFNVQLAARLAADQAALLPGGKRPARQALLLALETGDEGAIATTSTEDVSAVLGDALARKLHTAARLAAQTLGQRGDEAALHTANGELAPLAKALESPHPAVRFAAAEAIVAINPQRPFAGSSRLADALLYLAAAEGDDIAVVASPQLARAGETAGWLMGAGFVALPANRGEDALRIATASPDTTLVLIDMSVSLPGARETIFRLRRSPETALVPIAVLAADGRLSEAQRIADEHGGEAAGVIALARPHSPEATASMAQRLVALAPADWPHADARLRHAVAAKQAIAGLLADGPSIYGFDRRTEQVAVVAGLGKSEESLATLVALGTPESQQRLLDAASLETRPITDRNAAADAFTESVRTHGILLTTDQIRRQYDRYNLSASAPEETQAVLGRLLDVIERKGK; translated from the coding sequence ATGAAATCCATCGCGACGTTCACGCTGCTCCTGCTAACGACCGTCGCGCAAGCGGCGAGCCCCGCCGTCGAGGCGACGCTCGCCCTGCCGCGCACGCAGCCACGACACTACGTCGAAGCGGCGCTGACGCTCCTCGACCTCGGCGCGGCGGAGGAAGCGGAGACGATCGTCACCGAGTTCGAGGGTCTGTCGCTATCCGACGAACAGTACGTCGCGCTCGTGGACCAGCTCGGCACGGCGCGGCTGGCGCGGCTCGGCCGAGAAGTCCCCGCCGCCGCCCCGATCGTCGATCAAGCGCTGGCCGCGGCGAGCGCGGCCGCCACGTCGCCCGAGCGAATGCAGGGGCTCGTCGATCGGCTCACCGGCGAACGTGAACAAGCCCTCGCCGCGATCAGTGCGCTGCGGCTCACCGGCAAGGCGGGCGTCGATTACTGCATGGCGCAACTCGCCGAGGCCGACGACCCCAAGCTCCGCGCGCGGCTGCGCGAGGCGCTGGTGGCGCTCGACCCGATCAGCCAGCCGGCGATTTTTGAAGCGACCGGCAGCGACAGCGAAGCGGTCGCCACCGAAGCGGCGTATGCCCTTGGCCGCTTGGCGGAACTGGGCCGTATCCGGACGTCGATCGCCCCGGCGCTAGTGGCCGGACGGGTCGGCAAGCCCGGCCCCGCGGGCGAAGCCGCCCATTGGGCTTATCGCCAACTCACCGGCAAGCTGCCGACGGACGAAGACGCCCTGCGGCGGCTCGATGCGGCGATCGACGAGCTGCTCGCCGGCACGGTGCTCTTCACCGACGGCGTCGAGGCGCCGGCGAACTTCAATGTTCAACTCGCCGCCCGACTTGCTGCGGACCAAGCCGCGTTGCTCCCTGGCGGCAAGCGGCCCGCGCGGCAGGCGCTGTTGCTGGCGCTCGAGACCGGCGACGAAGGGGCGATCGCCACGACTTCGACCGAGGACGTCTCCGCCGTGCTCGGCGACGCGCTCGCTCGCAAACTGCACACGGCCGCCCGGCTCGCCGCCCAGACGCTCGGTCAGCGGGGCGACGAAGCGGCCCTGCACACAGCGAACGGCGAGCTGGCGCCACTCGCCAAGGCCCTCGAGTCGCCCCACCCCGCCGTCCGCTTCGCCGCGGCCGAGGCGATCGTCGCCATCAACCCGCAGCGGCCCTTCGCCGGCTCCAGCCGCTTGGCCGACGCCCTGCTCTACCTCGCCGCCGCCGAGGGAGACGACATCGCCGTCGTCGCCTCGCCGCAACTCGCCCGCGCGGGTGAGACGGCCGGCTGGCTGATGGGCGCGGGGTTCGTCGCGCTGCCAGCGAACCGCGGCGAAGACGCGCTGCGGATCGCCACCGCATCGCCCGACACGACGCTCGTCCTCATCGACATGTCGGTGAGCCTCCCCGGCGCCCGTGAGACCATCTTTCGGCTGCGGCGTTCGCCCGAGACGGCGCTCGTGCCGATCGCGGTGCTCGCCGCTGACGGCCGATTGAGCGAAGCCCAGCGGATCGCCGACGAACACGGCGGCGAAGCGGCGGGCGTCATCGCCCTGGCTAGGCCGCACTCGCCCGAGGCGACCGCGTCGATGGCCCAGCGGCTCGTGGCCCTCGCGCCGGCCGACTGGCCCCACGCCGACGCACGCCTCCGCCACGCCGTAGCGGCGAAGCAGGCGATCGCCGGGCTCCTCGCCGACGGCCCGAGTATCTATGGCTTCGACCGTCGTACCGAACAGGTCGCGGTCGTCGCCGGTCTCGGTAAGAGCGAGGAATCGCTGGCGACGCTGGTGGCGCTCGGCACGCCCGAGAGCCAGCAACGGCTGCTCGACGCCGCGAGCCT